One genomic region from Tripterygium wilfordii isolate XIE 37 chromosome 20, ASM1340144v1, whole genome shotgun sequence encodes:
- the LOC119986573 gene encoding uncharacterized protein LOC119986573 isoform X2, whose protein sequence is MKGVFSAPGDYVYFKSQVLLHKIPVLMSRLMILYLTDTSLWYIPGRLPHINFCSASPRRVKSLMLSNIFLETQSFATAMPWAPVVSRTPSCLQKRYVLTGIRDGPPHEPFMADSVDFVVSQI, encoded by the exons ATGAAAGGCGTCTTCTCGGCGCCCGGAGATTACGTATACTTCAAGTCTCAGGTCCTTCTGCACAAGATTCCT GTTTTGATGAGTAGACTGATGATTCTGTACCTAACAGATACATCTTTATGGTACATTCCTGGGAGGCTTCCTCACATAAATTTTTGCTCAGCATCTCCAAGGAGGGTTAAATCATTGATgctctcaaacatatttttggAGACGCAAAGTTTTGCCACTGCAATGCCATGGGCTCCCGT TGTTAGCAGGACACCTTCTTGTTTGCAGAAGCGATATGTCTTAACTGGAATTCGCGACGGTCCTCCTCATGAACCATTTATGGCAGATTCTGTTGACTTTGTTGTTTCTCAGATATAG
- the LOC119986573 gene encoding uncharacterized protein LOC119986573 isoform X1, producing the protein MRWDCCEMGVQIGATEISNERRLLGARRLRILQVSGPSAQDSYTSLWYIPGRLPHINFCSASPRRVKSLMLSNIFLETQSFATAMPWAPVVSRTPSCLQKRYVLTGIRDGPPHEPFMADSVDFVVSQI; encoded by the exons GAGATGGGATTGTTGTGAGATGGGGGTGCAAATAGGAGCGACAGAAATCAGCAATGAAAGGCGTCTTCTCGGCGCCCGGAGATTACGTATACTTCAAGTCTCAGGTCCTTCTGCACAAGATTCCT ATACATCTTTATGGTACATTCCTGGGAGGCTTCCTCACATAAATTTTTGCTCAGCATCTCCAAGGAGGGTTAAATCATTGATgctctcaaacatatttttggAGACGCAAAGTTTTGCCACTGCAATGCCATGGGCTCCCGT TGTTAGCAGGACACCTTCTTGTTTGCAGAAGCGATATGTCTTAACTGGAATTCGCGACGGTCCTCCTCATGAACCATTTATGGCAGATTCTGTTGACTTTGTTGTTTCTCAGATATAG